A window of the Haloarcula litorea genome harbors these coding sequences:
- a CDS encoding branched-chain amino acid ABC transporter permease — MAATQFIVNGLLVGALFAAVAVGFALIWGVVDIINLAHGEMVMLGGYTSYWALTLVTGNAEGSPILFLATIPIAIGAMFVVGYALQRVLVSQVIGTDIFLTLLVTFGASIAIQQLAIQAWSANPRSIQVSFASPSFTVGGVVVPKMKLVAFVGAILLTVALYAFLQRTRTGRAIRAVSQNPEAAALVGIDVERTRAITFGLSSAIAGGVGAFIGVILNIQPQMGLIYTLKSFVIVVFGGVGSIPGAMVGGLLLGSVEELVAGFISSQWTLAVSFSLLIVLLVVKPKGLFGEG, encoded by the coding sequence ATGGCGGCGACGCAGTTCATCGTCAACGGCCTCCTCGTGGGGGCGCTGTTCGCTGCGGTAGCCGTCGGCTTCGCGCTCATCTGGGGTGTCGTCGACATCATCAACCTCGCCCACGGCGAGATGGTGATGCTCGGCGGCTACACGTCCTACTGGGCGCTGACGCTCGTCACGGGGAACGCCGAGGGGTCACCGATCCTGTTCCTCGCGACGATCCCGATCGCCATCGGCGCGATGTTCGTCGTCGGCTACGCGCTCCAGCGCGTCCTCGTCTCGCAGGTCATCGGGACGGACATCTTCCTCACCCTGCTGGTCACCTTCGGAGCGAGCATCGCGATCCAGCAACTGGCCATCCAGGCGTGGTCGGCGAACCCGCGGTCGATCCAGGTCTCGTTCGCCAGCCCGTCGTTCACGGTCGGGGGCGTCGTCGTCCCGAAGATGAAGCTGGTGGCGTTCGTCGGTGCCATCCTGCTGACGGTGGCACTGTACGCCTTCCTCCAGCGGACCCGGACCGGTCGCGCGATCCGGGCCGTCTCGCAGAACCCCGAGGCCGCAGCGCTCGTCGGCATCGACGTCGAACGCACTCGGGCGATCACCTTCGGACTCTCGTCGGCCATCGCCGGCGGCGTCGGCGCGTTCATCGGCGTCATCCTCAACATCCAGCCCCAGATGGGTCTGATCTACACGCTGAAGAGCTTCGTCATCGTCGTCTTCGGCGGCGTCGGCTCGATCCCCGGCGCGATGGTCGGGGGCCTGTTGCTCGGCTCCGTCGAGGAGTTGGTCGCGGGGTTCATCTCCTCGCAGTGGACGCTGGCGGTGAGCTTCTCGCTGCTCATCGTCCTGCTGGTCGTCAAGCCGAAGGGCCTGTTCGGTGAGGGGTGA
- a CDS encoding branched-chain amino acid ABC transporter permease: MSTETDDSGALRSLVPPEQIDRLFSVCDAHGWKLLAAGAVVGALPPVLGLQQGYIMTVLSEMYLFAVLALSWDIVGGQTGYPSFGNMAFFGIGAYTSGILFKDFAVAFPVAFLVAGVVATVFALFIGAIVLRLRGHYFAIATLGVLLAAQQVSRNLDITGGASGKILLNGPDGAVFYYLFLGLLVVEAAVVYYLSDTRFGFVLNAIRDDEGKATAMGFNTTYYKTAAWGIAALFTGFAGGAYSLFNTFINPQTAYNGAWNVELIAMALLGGSGTVAGPIIGAFGLHTIIELVESHAVGWQLVLLGLSVIVTVIAIPEGVVGSLREYASQMEYYKRGGMAATDDTAEDGDQPDDAPPAGGDSA, translated from the coding sequence ATGAGCACCGAGACCGACGACTCGGGTGCGCTGCGCTCGCTCGTCCCCCCCGAACAGATCGACCGCCTGTTCTCGGTCTGTGACGCCCACGGCTGGAAGCTGCTGGCCGCGGGGGCCGTCGTCGGCGCGCTCCCGCCGGTGCTCGGCCTCCAGCAGGGCTACATCATGACGGTGCTGTCCGAGATGTACCTGTTCGCCGTGCTGGCGCTTTCGTGGGACATCGTCGGCGGACAGACCGGCTACCCCAGCTTCGGGAACATGGCCTTCTTCGGCATCGGCGCGTACACCTCGGGCATCCTGTTCAAGGACTTCGCCGTCGCCTTCCCGGTCGCGTTCCTCGTGGCCGGCGTCGTCGCGACGGTGTTCGCCCTGTTCATCGGCGCGATCGTGCTCCGACTGCGGGGCCACTACTTCGCCATCGCGACGCTCGGCGTCCTGCTGGCGGCCCAGCAGGTGTCCCGGAACCTCGACATCACCGGCGGCGCGAGCGGGAAGATCCTGCTGAACGGACCCGACGGAGCGGTGTTCTACTACCTGTTCCTCGGGTTGCTCGTCGTCGAGGCCGCGGTCGTCTACTACCTCTCGGACACCCGCTTCGGGTTCGTCCTCAACGCCATCCGGGACGACGAGGGGAAGGCGACCGCGATGGGGTTCAACACGACCTACTACAAGACCGCCGCGTGGGGCATCGCGGCGCTGTTCACCGGCTTCGCCGGCGGCGCGTACAGCCTGTTCAACACGTTCATCAACCCACAGACGGCCTACAACGGCGCGTGGAACGTCGAGCTCATCGCGATGGCGCTGCTGGGCGGCTCCGGCACCGTCGCCGGTCCCATCATCGGCGCGTTCGGCCTCCACACGATCATCGAACTCGTGGAGTCCCACGCCGTCGGCTGGCAGCTCGTCCTACTCGGGCTGTCGGTCATCGTGACCGTCATCGCTATCCCCGAAGGCGTCGTCGGGTCGCTCCGGGAGTACGCCAGTCAGATGGAGTACTACAAGCGCGGCGGGATGGCCGCGACCGACGACACCGCCGAAGACGGGGACCAGCCGGACGACGCCCCGCCCGCGGGAGGTGACTCGGCGTGA
- a CDS encoding ATP-binding cassette domain-containing protein: protein MSQATDAPATDPGNDRAVLRTDGVTKRFGGLTAVDDVDVEVNEGEIVGLIGPNGAGKSTLFNCVTGTLDADEGSVYLQGEDVTDWPEYKIARAGLGRMFQETRIFGDMSVQKNLLLAAQEGGEDVSDLLRRPDDELLGRAQELLEYVDLGGLAEVRAGRLSFGQQKLIEFAMALMAEPEVLLMDEPAGGINPSMIENLIEYIRTANADEEATIFLIEHNMDFVMEIADRIYVLAHGERIAEGPPEQIQNDQRVLDAYLGREMATTDSDTTTTDDTVLSMENVTAGYGNTTVLHDVNVAIEDGQIACLIGPNGSGKSTLMKSIYGFADVKAGSVHFRGQEITGRSPQANLKNGISYVLQDASVFPNMSVHENMLMGGYVFEDDEKAAQRAEVLYDEFPILGDIRQQDAGTLSGGQRRLLELARALMVDPDVMLLDEPSIGLEPRFIDDVFERIEQLNDLGTTILLVEQNAEKGLSVADRGFVLASGEIKFTGTGTELLNDEQVGRLYLGG, encoded by the coding sequence GTGAGCCAGGCGACCGACGCGCCGGCGACCGACCCCGGGAACGACCGTGCGGTCCTCCGGACCGACGGCGTCACCAAGCGCTTCGGCGGGCTCACGGCCGTCGACGACGTGGACGTCGAGGTCAACGAGGGGGAGATCGTCGGTCTCATCGGTCCCAACGGGGCCGGCAAGTCGACGCTGTTCAACTGCGTCACGGGGACCCTCGACGCCGACGAGGGGAGCGTCTACCTCCAGGGCGAGGACGTCACCGACTGGCCCGAGTACAAGATCGCTCGGGCCGGCCTCGGGCGGATGTTCCAGGAGACCCGCATCTTCGGGGATATGTCGGTCCAGAAGAATCTCCTGCTGGCCGCCCAGGAGGGCGGCGAAGACGTGAGCGACCTGCTGCGTCGACCCGACGACGAGCTGTTGGGCCGCGCACAGGAACTGCTCGAGTACGTCGACCTCGGCGGCCTCGCGGAGGTGCGGGCCGGCCGCCTGAGCTTCGGCCAGCAGAAGCTCATCGAGTTCGCGATGGCGCTGATGGCCGAGCCGGAGGTGCTGCTGATGGACGAACCGGCCGGCGGCATCAACCCCTCGATGATCGAGAACCTCATCGAGTACATCCGCACGGCCAACGCCGACGAGGAGGCGACCATCTTCCTCATCGAACACAACATGGACTTCGTGATGGAGATCGCCGACCGCATCTACGTGCTGGCCCACGGCGAGCGCATCGCCGAGGGGCCGCCCGAACAGATCCAGAACGACCAGCGCGTGCTCGACGCGTACCTCGGGAGGGAGATGGCCACGACAGACTCCGACACGACCACGACCGACGACACCGTCCTCTCGATGGAGAACGTCACCGCGGGGTACGGCAACACGACCGTCCTCCACGACGTCAACGTCGCCATCGAGGACGGACAGATCGCCTGCCTCATCGGCCCGAACGGCTCGGGGAAGTCCACGCTGATGAAGAGCATCTACGGCTTCGCGGACGTGAAGGCCGGCAGCGTCCACTTCCGCGGCCAGGAGATCACCGGACGCTCTCCCCAGGCCAACCTCAAGAACGGGATCAGCTACGTCCTGCAGGACGCCAGCGTCTTCCCGAACATGAGCGTCCACGAGAACATGCTGATGGGCGGGTACGTCTTCGAGGACGACGAGAAGGCCGCCCAGCGTGCGGAGGTGCTGTACGACGAGTTCCCGATCCTGGGCGACATCCGTCAGCAGGACGCCGGGACGCTCTCGGGCGGTCAGCGCCGGCTTCTGGAGCTGGCGCGCGCGCTGATGGTCGACCCCGACGTGATGCTGCTCGACGAGCCCTCGATCGGGCTCGAACCGCGGTTCATCGACGACGTCTTCGAGCGCATCGAGCAGCTCAACGACCTCGGGACGACGATCCTGCTGGTCGAACAGAACGCCGAGAAGGGCCTGTCCGTGGCCGACCGCGGCTTCGTGCTGGCCAGCGGCGAGATCAAGTTCACCGGCACCGGCACCGAGCTGCTCAACGACGAGCAGGTCGGCCGGCTCTACCTGGGTGGCTGA
- a CDS encoding universal stress protein: MYRVLVPVDSDPDRARGQAAFVAELPTAADNVAAVVTHALTEEEIDAPDELRTVERVETVKLVRDYLAERGVDVELAEGRQPPADGILELADEFGVDHVAMGSRKRSPTGKVVFGSVAQEVMLQADVPVTVVGAREE; the protein is encoded by the coding sequence ATGTACCGCGTACTCGTTCCGGTCGACTCCGATCCGGACCGCGCCCGCGGACAGGCGGCCTTCGTGGCCGAACTCCCGACCGCCGCCGACAACGTCGCGGCCGTCGTCACCCACGCGCTCACCGAGGAAGAGATCGACGCCCCGGACGAACTCCGGACCGTCGAGCGCGTCGAGACGGTCAAGCTCGTCCGGGACTACCTCGCCGAGCGCGGCGTCGACGTCGAACTCGCCGAGGGCCGCCAGCCGCCAGCCGACGGCATCCTCGAACTCGCCGACGAGTTCGGGGTCGACCACGTCGCGATGGGGTCGCGCAAGCGCTCCCCGACCGGCAAGGTGGTCTTCGGCAGCGTCGCACAGGAGGTGATGCTCCAGGCGGACGTCCCCGTGACCGTCGTCGGCGCGCGCGAGGAGTGA
- a CDS encoding DCC1-like thiol-disulfide oxidoreductase family protein: protein MSLLVGGRPLAVGLVEFLQPYASYLLPGIFVGFLAAAAVAVALSDRFHARTVFVAGFFLALLAVNFVVPTAPYPLVSWAHFAEPTAETETYREFRVVDESGHELKMHGRMTLAFEGVSMNSLRRSMLTEYDRERNEAVARYLLLRAREYRDRVGERGLLYRLRYPNHGLTAVWTEGTLERYDAFVGIRIYEMTFVTSADGTEVVEYEEELVFESFPLGGRTSVPAQPSAMPTREMNRTVLDAGANGTVREERLMFVNYVADDERSSPINYAAARLVLAVWLVWKTVWYDWPRHVSVPFRAMAGESYAWALPVGAPWLLTVEQWLLVGLLLLFAVGYRTRATGFASAALLAHLGVVRATLNNSGETKSLFLGSFVLLFFALYADDDALSVDGLRRTADWSIETLVERLKSDAGGRYRLRGLTYSLLLLAVLFFSTAVSKVVAGDGLGFVAPDNLTRLVLVRSYVYPWYDAQLLLVEYPVLGTLGGVGTLVVEMGLLVAVLLGITVTPVVFGLATFTLSNVVLLGIFFVDNLFLLALFTAFDRVHARLALDRDLDLVFDERCRFCVRALYPFKLVDVAGSVTFYSQSDVPARYGDREDVDFGTAMYVFDDGTAHEGYDAFRELCRQYRTFLPLVGVMGLPPVRAVGRRIYRYVAANRSRHFTCDPDSAG from the coding sequence GTGAGCCTGCTCGTCGGTGGTCGACCGCTCGCGGTGGGTCTCGTCGAATTCCTCCAGCCGTACGCTTCGTACCTCCTCCCCGGTATCTTCGTGGGGTTCCTGGCCGCGGCGGCCGTCGCGGTGGCGCTGTCCGACCGCTTCCACGCCCGGACGGTGTTCGTCGCGGGCTTCTTCCTCGCGTTGCTCGCTGTCAACTTCGTCGTCCCGACGGCTCCGTACCCGTTGGTCTCGTGGGCGCACTTCGCCGAGCCGACGGCGGAGACCGAGACGTACCGGGAGTTCCGGGTCGTCGACGAGTCGGGCCACGAGCTCAAGATGCACGGGCGGATGACCCTCGCCTTCGAGGGCGTGTCGATGAACTCGCTCCGGCGGAGTATGCTCACCGAGTACGACCGGGAACGGAACGAGGCGGTGGCGCGGTACCTGTTGCTTCGCGCCCGCGAGTACCGCGACCGGGTCGGTGAGCGGGGACTCCTCTACCGGCTCCGGTACCCCAACCACGGATTGACCGCCGTCTGGACGGAGGGGACCCTCGAACGGTACGACGCGTTCGTCGGCATCCGGATCTACGAGATGACGTTCGTCACGTCCGCCGACGGCACCGAGGTCGTCGAGTACGAGGAGGAACTGGTCTTCGAGTCGTTCCCCCTCGGCGGGCGGACGAGCGTCCCGGCCCAGCCCAGCGCGATGCCGACCCGGGAGATGAATCGGACCGTCCTCGATGCGGGGGCGAACGGAACCGTCCGGGAGGAGCGGCTGATGTTCGTCAACTACGTCGCCGACGACGAGCGCTCGTCGCCGATCAACTACGCGGCCGCCCGTCTCGTGCTCGCGGTCTGGCTCGTCTGGAAGACGGTCTGGTACGACTGGCCGCGGCACGTCAGCGTCCCCTTCCGGGCGATGGCCGGCGAGAGCTACGCCTGGGCGCTTCCGGTCGGGGCACCGTGGCTCCTGACGGTCGAGCAGTGGCTCCTCGTCGGCCTGTTGCTGCTGTTCGCCGTCGGCTACCGGACCCGGGCGACCGGGTTCGCGAGTGCGGCACTGCTGGCACATCTGGGTGTCGTCCGAGCCACCCTCAACAACAGCGGCGAGACCAAGAGCCTGTTTCTGGGTTCGTTCGTCCTGCTGTTCTTCGCGCTGTACGCCGACGACGACGCGCTCTCTGTCGACGGACTCAGGCGAACCGCCGACTGGTCGATCGAGACGCTCGTCGAGCGACTGAAGTCAGACGCCGGCGGCCGGTACCGGCTGCGCGGGCTGACGTACTCGCTCCTCCTGCTGGCGGTCCTCTTTTTCAGCACGGCGGTGAGCAAGGTCGTCGCCGGCGACGGCCTCGGGTTCGTCGCGCCGGACAACCTCACGCGCCTCGTGCTGGTTCGCTCGTACGTCTACCCGTGGTACGACGCACAGCTGCTCCTCGTGGAGTATCCGGTCCTCGGAACTCTCGGCGGCGTCGGGACGCTCGTCGTCGAGATGGGGTTGCTCGTCGCCGTCCTGCTCGGGATCACCGTCACACCGGTCGTGTTCGGGCTGGCGACGTTCACGCTCTCGAACGTCGTCCTGCTCGGGATCTTCTTCGTAGACAACCTCTTTCTCCTGGCGCTGTTCACCGCCTTCGACCGGGTCCACGCTCGGCTGGCGCTCGACCGTGACCTCGACCTCGTGTTCGACGAGCGTTGTCGGTTCTGTGTGCGGGCGCTGTACCCGTTCAAGCTCGTCGACGTCGCGGGGTCGGTCACGTTCTACTCCCAGTCCGACGTCCCGGCCCGGTACGGCGATCGCGAGGACGTGGACTTCGGCACTGCGATGTACGTCTTCGACGACGGGACGGCACACGAGGGATACGACGCGTTCCGGGAACTCTGCCGGCAGTACCGAACCTTCCTCCCGTTGGTCGGGGTGATGGGACTGCCGCCGGTCCGCGCCGTCGGTCGGCGCATCTATCGCTACGTCGCGGCCAACCGGAGCCGGCACTTCACCTGTGACCCCGACAGCGCGGGCTGA
- a CDS encoding DUF7562 family protein: MSYRNAWHRDGDERVVCIACGDEVDRDDAREYDKHGDRWDRGEKSFEYLCKPCDGDRSHAPRRGLEERLVEAGAGETDRETFLGRYTALVSDEERAERRG; the protein is encoded by the coding sequence ATGAGCTACCGCAACGCCTGGCACCGCGACGGCGACGAGAGGGTGGTCTGTATCGCCTGCGGGGACGAGGTGGACCGGGACGACGCCCGCGAGTACGACAAGCACGGCGACCGCTGGGACCGCGGCGAGAAGTCCTTCGAGTACCTCTGCAAGCCCTGCGACGGGGACCGGTCCCACGCCCCCCGACGGGGACTGGAGGAGCGACTCGTCGAGGCGGGAGCGGGCGAGACCGACCGCGAGACGTTCCTCGGGCGGTACACCGCCCTCGTGAGCGACGAGGAGCGGGCCGAGCGACGGGGCTGA
- a CDS encoding NAD(P)-dependent alcohol dehydrogenase yields the protein MQAARLHEYTDDMANGLSIDEVDAPQVTDSSGVVVEVEGAGWCQTDNHIIEGMWEQYVEQPLPLTLGHENAGTVVEVGEEVGIVDEGDQVICHPVQTCGTCRPCRQGETMYCENQAFNGLTTDGGFADQLLTDERSVIPLPDGVDPTDIAPHADAGITAYHAAKKAVADLDPGDACVVIGIGGLGHIGLQCVDAMSAADIVAVDVKASARDLADRFGAHYTLDPTSEDVPSEVDDITDGVGAAQVLDFVGADETTELAPDLCAAGGDHHIIGYGGHVHEPAQALVNGEFSFRGNIVGQYTELQELVALVDRGDVDLHTSRYDLDAVNEVAEKLEHGEIDGRAVITP from the coding sequence ATGCAGGCAGCAAGACTCCACGAGTACACGGACGATATGGCGAACGGGCTCTCGATCGACGAGGTCGACGCACCACAGGTGACAGACAGCAGCGGCGTCGTCGTCGAGGTCGAGGGCGCGGGCTGGTGTCAGACTGACAACCACATCATCGAGGGGATGTGGGAGCAGTACGTCGAGCAGCCGCTCCCGCTGACACTCGGCCACGAGAACGCGGGCACGGTCGTCGAAGTGGGCGAGGAAGTCGGGATCGTCGACGAGGGCGACCAGGTGATCTGTCACCCGGTCCAGACTTGCGGGACCTGTCGGCCCTGCCGGCAGGGCGAGACGATGTACTGCGAGAACCAGGCGTTCAACGGCCTGACGACGGACGGCGGCTTCGCCGACCAGCTGCTCACCGACGAGCGGTCGGTGATCCCGCTGCCCGACGGCGTCGACCCGACCGACATCGCGCCCCACGCCGACGCCGGCATCACGGCCTACCACGCCGCGAAGAAGGCCGTCGCCGACCTCGACCCCGGGGACGCCTGCGTCGTCATCGGTATCGGCGGCCTCGGCCACATCGGCCTCCAGTGTGTCGACGCGATGAGCGCCGCCGACATCGTCGCCGTCGACGTCAAGGCGTCCGCCCGCGACCTCGCCGACCGCTTCGGCGCTCACTACACGCTCGACCCGACCAGCGAGGACGTCCCGAGCGAGGTCGACGACATCACGGACGGCGTCGGTGCGGCACAGGTCCTGGACTTCGTCGGTGCCGACGAGACGACCGAGCTCGCGCCGGATCTCTGTGCGGCCGGCGGCGACCACCACATCATCGGCTACGGCGGCCACGTCCACGAACCGGCACAGGCGCTGGTCAACGGCGAGTTCTCCTTCCGGGGTAACATCGTCGGCCAGTACACCGAACTGCAGGAGCTGGTCGCACTGGTCGACCGCGGGGACGTCGACCTCCACACCAGCCGCTACGACCTCGACGCCGTCAACGAGGTGGCAGAGAAGCTGGAACACGGCGAGATCGACGGCCGGGCGGTCATCACGCCGTAG
- a CDS encoding DUF7385 family protein, with translation MERLDVSDGFDVHDYRHGLKLLTQDRETTTLANRDGFACPACGEAFERLFVTEKRANTFGDPGGPFCLVRTDDELLLLTHR, from the coding sequence ATGGAGCGGCTCGACGTCAGCGACGGCTTCGACGTCCACGACTACCGTCACGGGCTGAAGCTCCTGACCCAGGACCGGGAGACGACGACGCTGGCCAACAGGGACGGGTTCGCCTGCCCGGCCTGTGGCGAGGCCTTCGAGCGCCTGTTCGTCACGGAGAAGCGAGCGAACACGTTCGGCGACCCCGGCGGGCCGTTCTGTCTGGTCCGCACCGACGACGAGCTCCTGTTGTTGACACATCGGTAG
- a CDS encoding cytochrome c oxidase subunit 3 has translation MSTTEEHADGGHGDHHLPATEDWPRGFGEASWWPFITAIGGSGIYVGAALFVLSLGENALVSTTVGAVATVGSVGLFLLGIYGWLYHAFVVNFWERGTDHHSGRTLKFAMLLFLGSELATFGAGFVYYFIVRGTDVWTQTSVPEVFGSLVIVNTVILIISSVTLHYSHVALINGNRSRFVRLLGLTLLLGTVFIGGQVYEYYEFIVHKGFTITGGAYASAFYGLTGLHGLHVTMGAVLLGIVFARAYYGQYSPERHTSVSTASMYWHFVDVVWVFLVVVLYIGANLFA, from the coding sequence ATGAGCACGACCGAGGAACACGCCGACGGCGGCCACGGGGACCACCACCTCCCGGCGACGGAGGACTGGCCCCGCGGCTTCGGCGAGGCGAGCTGGTGGCCATTCATCACCGCCATCGGCGGCTCCGGCATCTACGTCGGCGCGGCACTGTTCGTCCTCTCGCTGGGCGAGAACGCGCTCGTGAGCACGACCGTCGGTGCCGTCGCCACCGTCGGGAGCGTCGGCCTGTTCCTGCTTGGGATCTACGGCTGGCTGTACCACGCCTTCGTCGTCAACTTCTGGGAGCGCGGGACCGACCACCACTCCGGCCGGACGCTGAAGTTCGCGATGTTGCTGTTCCTGGGCTCGGAGCTCGCCACCTTCGGCGCGGGCTTCGTCTACTACTTCATCGTCCGCGGGACTGACGTCTGGACCCAGACGTCCGTCCCCGAGGTGTTCGGCTCGCTGGTCATCGTCAACACGGTCATCCTGATCATCAGTTCGGTGACGCTGCACTACAGCCACGTCGCGTTGATCAACGGCAACCGCTCGCGGTTCGTCCGCCTGCTCGGGCTGACGCTGCTGCTGGGCACCGTCTTCATCGGCGGCCAGGTGTACGAGTACTACGAGTTCATCGTCCACAAGGGCTTCACCATCACCGGCGGCGCTTACGCCTCCGCGTTCTACGGCCTGACCGGTCTCCACGGGCTCCACGTCACGATGGGCGCGGTGCTGTTGGGCATCGTCTTCGCGCGGGCCTACTACGGCCAGTACTCGCCCGAGCGCCACACCTCCGTCTCGACGGCGTCGATGTACTGGCACTTCGTCGACGTGGTGTGGGTGTTCCTCGTTGTCGTCCTCTACATCGGCGCGAACCTGTTCGCCTGA